One Lactobacillus crispatus DNA segment encodes these proteins:
- a CDS encoding DUF2325 domain-containing protein, whose product MHPYTKYFTVSKIILNKTEADNKSLENSLSAIKAILNMAEDNTAEKSETKSVTQPKNKIANTQSIAQRNADLKQFKQLLIGLTALIETPGDEKAKKSLLDALHKLTFVPGVGKRYGNVLGKLDQAIQKSKTTKEAVNKKIFEEAMKPKEQPKRDYRKGRRYTVIRALSGCNLINDSGQIVYRIKESQIHSLNLKSGDIVEAIENRDNPNYEAEVLRVVGYRKLRMRDYDPIEEFRYAVVRGKANQLAITRNIKGEKLRIRGKDITIPVDSSYYQGENIHLEDGSIVDLAWYTGDVRIKKNPAEAVQIRWIYQVDPPKKSDLSYQKKNKSKKEETEELTKLDMNLHYQRVGIAIGDNQNEGILEGIVSRYNGIPIPIDAFEGKKKVMERQIKDLDIVILMTAYAAHDATWNIQEFASKYGVKFAVSSSKGYRSFERALYRAENGLPAYEGTQSIDYKEVKNK is encoded by the coding sequence ATTCATCCTTACACAAAATATTTTACGGTCTCCAAAATAATTTTAAATAAAACTGAGGCTGATAATAAAAGTCTCGAAAATAGTTTAAGTGCGATTAAAGCTATCCTAAATATGGCCGAAGATAATACAGCTGAAAAATCTGAGACTAAATCAGTAACTCAACCTAAGAATAAAATTGCAAATACACAATCAATTGCACAAAGAAATGCAGATTTAAAGCAATTTAAGCAATTATTGATTGGGTTGACAGCCTTAATTGAGACTCCAGGTGATGAAAAAGCTAAAAAGAGTTTACTTGATGCTTTACACAAGTTGACGTTTGTTCCAGGCGTTGGCAAGCGCTATGGCAATGTTTTGGGTAAATTGGATCAGGCAATTCAAAAATCTAAGACAACTAAAGAAGCTGTTAACAAGAAAATTTTTGAAGAAGCAATGAAGCCCAAAGAGCAACCTAAGCGCGATTATCGTAAAGGACGCCGCTATACTGTTATTCGGGCTTTATCAGGCTGTAATTTGATTAATGATAGTGGTCAAATTGTTTACCGTATTAAAGAATCACAAATTCACTCTTTGAATTTAAAGAGCGGTGACATAGTTGAAGCTATTGAAAATCGAGATAATCCAAATTATGAAGCAGAAGTCTTGCGCGTGGTGGGTTATCGCAAATTGCGCATGCGTGATTATGACCCAATCGAAGAATTCCGGTATGCTGTGGTCCGCGGCAAGGCCAATCAATTAGCTATCACTAGAAATATTAAGGGCGAAAAGTTGCGAATTCGCGGTAAGGATATCACGATTCCAGTTGATTCAAGTTATTATCAAGGTGAAAATATTCATCTTGAAGATGGTTCGATTGTAGATCTAGCTTGGTATACGGGTGATGTTCGCATTAAGAAAAATCCTGCTGAGGCAGTACAGATTCGTTGGATTTATCAAGTTGATCCGCCTAAGAAATCAGATCTGTCGTATCAAAAGAAAAATAAGTCAAAGAAAGAAGAAACAGAAGAGTTAACTAAACTCGATATGAACTTGCACTATCAACGGGTAGGAATTGCGATTGGCGATAATCAAAATGAAGGAATATTAGAAGGGATTGTTTCGCGCTATAATGGGATCCCAATTCCAATAGATGCTTTTGAAGGCAAGAAGAAGGTAATGGAACGGCAAATCAAAGACTTAGATATTGTAATCTTGATGACAGCTTATGCTGCTCATGATGCTACTTGGAATATTCAGGAATTCGCTTCAAAGTATGGTGTTAAATTTGCCGTTTCTTCATCTAAAGGTTACCGTTCTTTTGAGCGAGCATTATATCGAGCTGAAAATGGGTTACCTGCTTATGAAGGAACGCAATCAATCGATTATAAAGAAGTTAAAAATAAATAA
- the rplU gene encoding 50S ribosomal protein L21, with amino-acid sequence MYAIIKTGGKQYKVAEGYSVFVEKLDAEEGSSVTFDEVILVANGDDVKVGTPLVDGAKVTAKVEKQGKEKKVVTFKYKPKKHSHSKYGHRQPYTKVTVEKIEA; translated from the coding sequence ATGTACGCAATTATTAAGACCGGTGGTAAGCAATACAAAGTTGCAGAAGGCTACAGCGTATTTGTAGAAAAGCTTGATGCTGAAGAAGGTAGCTCAGTAACTTTTGACGAAGTTATCCTTGTTGCTAATGGCGACGACGTTAAGGTTGGTACTCCATTAGTAGATGGTGCTAAGGTAACTGCTAAAGTTGAAAAGCAAGGCAAGGAAAAGAAAGTTGTAACTTTCAAGTACAAGCCTAAGAAGCACTCACACAGCAAGTATGGTCACCGTCAACCTTACACTAAGGTTACAGTTGAAAAGATTGAAGCTTAA
- a CDS encoding IS982 family transposase, whose amino-acid sequence MNCLKLKRFSHHLQVSFKDLVIICRHWYRLYAPAEFTHRRNIDQIKTTDSLILALLIWQAKTGIESQRRFCECFNCLSHSRFNRRSRQLLQLIYQIRQEMNKKVDLNGHFLIIDSFPVPVCQPIRNYRAKIFRGYANIGYKATKKIYFYGFKVHAIVSDDGYILDYVVTKASVHDAKETVELMENAHPSNYYLLGDEGYLGKELHQQLKQMGYELWTPYRKNMTGAKKHNDHQLMAIRRTIESDFSLLTYYNAENNRARSLIGFQSRLEIAILAYNLAYCLERFN is encoded by the coding sequence TTGAACTGCCTTAAGCTTAAGCGTTTTAGCCACCATTTACAAGTTAGTTTTAAAGATTTAGTGATAATTTGTCGGCACTGGTATCGTTTGTATGCACCGGCTGAGTTTACTCATCGGCGAAATATTGATCAAATTAAAACTACGGACAGTCTGATTTTGGCTTTACTTATCTGGCAAGCTAAGACAGGAATTGAATCACAAAGAAGATTCTGTGAATGTTTCAATTGTTTATCACACTCACGTTTTAATCGGCGTTCACGTCAGCTATTGCAATTGATTTATCAGATACGGCAAGAAATGAATAAAAAGGTTGACCTGAATGGACATTTCTTGATCATTGACAGCTTTCCGGTACCTGTTTGCCAACCAATTCGCAACTATCGTGCTAAAATTTTTCGCGGTTATGCCAACATTGGTTATAAGGCCACCAAGAAAATTTACTTCTATGGTTTCAAAGTTCATGCCATTGTTAGCGATGACGGTTACATTCTTGATTATGTCGTAACAAAAGCATCAGTTCATGATGCCAAGGAGACAGTTGAACTGATGGAAAATGCACATCCATCTAATTACTATCTTCTTGGCGACGAAGGCTATTTAGGCAAAGAACTGCATCAACAGCTAAAACAAATGGGTTATGAACTTTGGACACCATATCGTAAAAATATGACAGGAGCTAAAAAGCACAATGATCATCAATTGATGGCTATTCGCAGAACAATTGAAAGCGACTTTTCGCTTCTGACCTATTACAATGCCGAGAACAATCGAGCACGTAGTCTGATAGGCTTTCAAAGCCGGTTGGAAATTGCAATTTTAGCTTATAATTTGGCTTATTGTCTAGAACGATTTAACTAG
- the rpmA gene encoding 50S ribosomal protein L27, with translation MNILGMKLYAHHKGGGSTANGRNSAGRRLGAKAGDGQTIHAGTIIYRQRGTKIHPGKNVGQGGDDTLFALVNGVVKFERLGKYKKQVSVYPAEEAK, from the coding sequence ATGAACATTTTAGGTATGAAATTATACGCTCACCACAAGGGTGGTGGTTCTACTGCCAACGGTCGTAACTCAGCTGGTCGTCGTTTAGGTGCCAAGGCTGGTGACGGTCAAACTATCCACGCAGGTACTATTATTTACCGTCAACGTGGTACTAAGATTCACCCAGGCAAGAACGTAGGTCAAGGTGGAGACGACACTTTATTTGCACTTGTTAACGGCGTTGTTAAATTTGAACGTCTTGGCAAGTACAAGAAGCAAGTTTCTGTATACCCAGCTGAAGAAGCTAAGTAA